ggcacaacatcgtagccacaagttaacatttttttttctttctgtgacgtattaaatttatattcagatccattttgttacatcttgtgatcaattttatttggcaatcgtcaatggcagtcagcagggttaaagaacatcagttgttcgacctgttagtcaaatgcgttttgtttaaatatactttttcacttttttggtgttttggaaaatgttgtttgtgctgtttttagacccttctataacgaaatttgtttgacatgcacacgtataaaaattgcggtttttatccaacgcaatcataggtttgaatgtagttttcaatttagactcgtacatatatatatatatatatatatatatatatatatatatatatatatatatatatatatatatatataagtgcctATAAATAGCAGCACATGACATACAAATCTATGGGAGTGTGGATTAATCAGTACATAGATTAAttcaattacacaaataaaattatagattgcctaacaatgtaattttaacacactatttaatatgtaaatataagaatgtttaaaatatttacaaaatgatgaaaataaacgcaatatttcgctagaccaactagctttatcaagcgtgcatctatccaggtgaaatcggatgtagatgataagaaacttttgcagctcaatgtatatgttgaacttagctgccttgaaaataagaaaaatttttaagaaaattttgcagctcaatgtctatgttgaatttggattgagctgccttaaaaataaaaaaataaataaatttttgcaGCTCCATGTATATGTTGCTCTTAGATTTAGCTgccttaaaaatacataattggaaGTTGAAATTAGCAACGTCCATTGGCCGAtattacgggataaaaaggacgatgctttgtttttaaattattctttatctttcctGTATCTTTTCTCGTCTTTTTCGTTAAGACCATCAGGTTCTAAAGTGTGGAGTTGGTGGATCCAAAAGTTTTCTCTTCTCCTTCTCGCCGTGGTGTCCCACTCGGTGTTGACTTCTATAATTTGGaaagtgacattttcaaaaGGATGTTTCGTAGAACGAAGATGTCTTGTGAGAGGacagtttttgttggttttgtacGATGAACGATGGGTATTAAGCCGAATattaaatttgtccattgtttcTCCCACATACTGAATGCCACAAGTGtcacatgttaatatataaattgagttcTCCGTTTTGCAGTTGGAATTTGAGTAGatggtataattttgtttagtaaCGGAGCTGATGAAAGAACTGCTTGTATTGGCAGctttacaacacaaacaattccTTCGACCACATTGTTTGTAGCAACCGGGCGATGGAGTAGCCTGCTTTACTAATACAGAAGTCACTAATTTGTCACGGATGTTTTTAGGTCTTCTGAAGGCCATGACTGGTGGTGATGAAAATAccttttttagatttaaatcattttctataattttccaaTGCTTCTGAACAATggatgacacatttttaaaatcaggatGGTAAGTGAGTACAAGGGGTGTTCTGTTAGCTGCTTTATTCTTATCTTTGTACTCAAGAAGTTCTTGGCGACTAGTTTTGTTTGCTCTTTCGAAAGCGCTATCAATGATGTTGTTATTGTATCCTCGAACAACTAGATGTTTACGAAGTTGTCCAAGTCTAGCATCTTTCGTATTTTCATTAGAGCATATTCTCTTGATTCGTAATGCCTGGCTGAATGGGATACCACGGGAGCAATGCTTAGGATGGCAACTTTTTGGAGAAAGGAATTGatgtttgtccgtttgtttgGTATGAAGGTCCGTTATAATGGTTCCGTTCTTGATGTAACTCGTAGTATCGAGGAAGTTAATTTTCTCCATAGAGAATTCAgatgtaaattttattgaatggtGGAAAGAGTTACAGTGTTCTAGAAATTCATTAAGATGTTCTTGTGAATCTGtccatttgaaatcaatatcGTCAATGAATCGGAACCATGATAAGGGCTGATATGGAGCACTAGCCAAGAGGCgtttttcaagttggcccataAATATGTTGGCATATGACGGTGCCATTTTTGTGCCCATACTAGTACCGTCTATCTGGAGATAGTGTTTTTCATTGAAAGAGAAGTTGTTATTCTCCAGTACTAGTTTGAGAAGTGTAACAAGGCACTCGGTAGGAGGATTTTTTTCACTACGAGTGTTCCATGCCTCTTCACACGCTGCTATTCCTTCGTCTTGTGGAATGTTGGTATATAAAGAAGACACGTCCATGGATGCA
This Mytilus trossulus isolate FHL-02 chromosome 14, PNRI_Mtr1.1.1.hap1, whole genome shotgun sequence DNA region includes the following protein-coding sequences:
- the LOC134697548 gene encoding uncharacterized protein LOC134697548, producing the protein MESLNPLPSNTILASMDVSSLYTNIPQDEGIAACEEAWNTRSEKNPPTECLVTLLKLVLENNNFSFNEKHYLQIDGTSMGTKMAPSYANIFMGQLEKRLLASAPYQPLSWFRFIDDIDFKWTDSQEHLNEFLEHCNSFHHSIKFTSEFSMEKINFLDTTSYIKNGTIITDLHTKQTDKHQFLSPKSCHPKHCSRGIPFSQALRIKRICSNENTKDARLGQLRKHLVVRGYNNNIIDSAFERANKTSRQELLEYKDKNKAANRTPLVLTYHPDFKNVSSIVQKHWKIIENDLNLKKVFSSPPVMAFRRPKNIRDKLVTSVLVKQATPSPGCYKQCGRRNCLCCKAANTSSSFISSVTKQNYTIYSNSNCKTENSIYILTCDTCGIQYVGETMDKFNIRLNTHRSSYKTNKNCPLTRHLRSTKHPFENVTFQIIEVNTEWDTTARRRRENFWIHQLHTLEPDGLNEKDEKRYRKDKE